Proteins encoded by one window of Glycine soja cultivar W05 chromosome 15, ASM419377v2, whole genome shotgun sequence:
- the LOC114388392 gene encoding root phototropism protein 3-like, translated as MWESESESASAHKYGGGLLTSSNHGVKTEGFVQRGHSWYVATDIPSDFLVQIGEANFHLHKYPLVSRSGKLSRVIYESHDPDLNKIVIDDIPGGAEAFELAAKFCYGIAVDLTAGNISGLRCAAEYLEMTEDLEEGNLIFKAEAFLSYVVLSSWRDSIVVLKSCEKLSPWAENLQIVRRCSESIAWKACANPKGIRWSYTGRTAKISSPKWNDMKDSSPSRNQQVPPDWWFEDASILRIDHFVRVITAIKVKGMRFELVGASIMHYATKWLPGLISDTAIPGDEASNCSMSNSSSSGGSSWKGGLHMVVTGTKDDTSSLQAKEQRMIIESLVSIIPPQKDSVSCSFLLRLLRMAIMLKVAPALVTELEKRVGMQFEQATLADLLIPSYNKGETMYDVDLVQRLLEHFIIQEHTESSSPSRQSFSDKQHMGMGCILNAKARVARLVDSYLTEVSRDRNLSLTKFQVLAEALPESARTCDDGLYRAIDSYLKAHPTLSEHERKRLCRVMDCQKLSIDACLHAAQNERLPLRVVVQVLFAEQVKISNALASSSVKDVESESHAMVTNRKTLLEGTPQSFQEGWTAAKKDINTLKFELESVKAKYMELQNDMASLQKQFDKMLKQKHTSAWSSGWKKLSKLGRTTHLVENQDDSPEIQDSLEQNRKTTRRWRNSIS; from the exons ATGTGGGAATCCGAGAGTGAATCGGCTTCAGCACACAAATATGGGGGTGGACTTCTCACTTCAAGTAACCATGGTGTCAAGACAGAAGGATTTGTGCAAAGAGGCCACTCTTG GTATGTGGCTACTGATATTCCAAGTGACTTCCTTGTTCAAATTGGAGAAGCTAACTTCCACTTGCACAAG TATCCCTTGGTATCTAGAAGTGGAAAGCTGAGTAGAGTCATATATGAATCCCACGACCCAGATTTGAATAAGATAGTTATCGatgatatccctggtggggcaGAGGCTTTTGAGCTTGCGGCCAAGTTCTGCTATGGAATTGCTGTTGATTTAACAGCAGGCAACATCTCAGGCCTAAGATGTGCTGCAGAGTACCTTGAAATGACTGAGGACCTAGAAGAAGGGAATCTTATATTCAAGGCAGAAGCATTCCTTAGCTATGTTGTTTTGTCTTCATGGAGAGACTCTATAGTAGTGTTGAAAAGCTGCGAGAAGCTGTCACCGTGGGCAgaaaaccttcaaattgttcGCAGATGCAGCGAGTCCATTGCTTGGAAAGCTTGTGCCAATCCCAAAGGGATAAGGTGGTCCTACACTGGAAGAACAGCAAAAATTTCTAGCCCAAAATGGAATGATATGAAGGACTCAAGCCCAAGTAGGAACCAGCAGGTTCCTCCTGATTGGTGGTTTGAAGATGCCTCAATCCTTAGGATTGATCACTTTGTTCGAGTCATCACTGCCATTAAGGTAAAGGGCATGAGATTTGAATTGGTTGGTGCTTCAATAATGCATTATGCAACTAAGTGGCTACCGGGATTGATTAGTGACACTGCAATCCCTGGTGATGAAGCAAGCAACTGCAGCATGAGTAACAGTAGTAGTAGTGGTGGCAGTAGCTGGAAAGGTGGACTTCATATGGTTGTGACTGGAACAAAAGATGACACTTCAAGTCTTCAAGCTAAAGAGCAAAGGATGATCATTGAGAGCCTTGTCAGCATTATTCCACCTCAGAAGGACAGTGTCTCATGCAGCTTCCTTCTTAGGCTCCTGAGAATGGCAATCATGTTAAAGGTTGCACCTGCACTGGTCACTGAGTTAGAGAAAAGGGTGGGAATGCAATTTGAGCAGGCTACACTGGCTGATCTTTTAATTCCTTCTTATAATAAAGGAGAGACTATGTATGATGTGGATCTTGTTCAGAGGCTGTTAGAGCATTTTATTATTCAGGAACACACTGAAAGTTCAAGTCCAAGCAGACAGTCCTTTTCTGATAAACAGCATATGGGAATGGGATGCATCCTAAATGCCAAGGCAAGAGTGGCAAGGCTTGTTGACAGTTATCTTACAGAGGTGTCCAGAGATAGGAACCTTTCCCTCACCAAGTTTCAGGTACTTGCAGAGGCTTTGCCTGAGTCAGCTAGGACCTGCGATGATGGACTATACAGAGCAATTGATTCCTATCTTAAG GCACACCCTACACTTTCTGAGCATGAAAGGAAGCGACTATGCCGTGTAATGGATTGTCAGAAACTGTCCATTGATGCCTGCCTGCATGCTGCTCAAAATGAAAGACTTCCGTTAAGGGTTGTTGTGCAAGTTCTATTCGCGGAACAGGTAAAGATAAGCAATGCACTAGCCAGCAGTTCTGTGAAAGATGTTGAATCTGAGAGTCATGCAATGGTTACAAACCGGAAAACACTTCTCGAAGGGACACCACAATCATTCCAAGAAGGATGGACAGCTGCTAAAAAGGACATCAACACACTAAAGTTTGAGCTTGAGAGTGTGAAAGCCAAGTACATGGAGCTTCAAAATGATATGGCTAGCTTGCAGAAACAATTTGATAAGATGCTAAAGCAGAAGCATACTTCTGCATGGAGCAGTGGGTGGAAGAAACTCAGCAAACTTGGAAGGACAACACATCTAGTAGAAAATCAGGATGATTCTCCTGAGATTCAAGATTCACTTGAACAAAACAGAAAGACTACTAGAAGGTGGAGAAACTCAATATCCTGA
- the LOC114388560 gene encoding pentatricopeptide repeat-containing protein At5g09450, mitochondrial-like isoform X1 → MAHRSLFLSLRRFSSCRNSGLACVLNRTRFVSSGAVSSDLVEESVEGDDDLRSRIFRLRLPKRSATNVLQKWVLQGNPITLSQLRDISKELRRSQRYKHALEISEWMVSNEEYELSDSDYAVRIDLMTQVFGIDAAERYFEGLPLATKTTETYTALLHSYAGAKLTEKAEELYQRIKDSNLSFDALTYNEMMTLYMSVGQFEKVPIVVEELKQQKVSPDIFTYNLWISSCAAILNIDEVRRILDEMSHGAGSNESWIRYLNLANIYISVAHLDNASSNTLVETEKRITQRQWITYDFLIILYGGLGSKDKLDQIWNSLGMTKQKMISRNYMCIISSYLMLGLTKEVGEVIDQWKQSTTTDFDMLACKKILVAFRDIGLAEIANNLNVILIEKNLSLGSD, encoded by the exons ATGGCGCATCGCTCACTCTTCCTCTCTCTCAGACG CTTCTCATCATGCAGAAATAGCGGTTTAGCTTGTGTCCTGAACAGAACAAGATTCGTGTCTTCGGGTGCTGTGAGCAGTGATTTGGTGGAAGAGAGTGTGGAAGGTGATGATGACCTAAGGAGCAGAATCTTCAGGCTTAGGCTCCCCAAGCGAAGCGCCACCAACGTTCTTCAGAAATGGGTCCTCCAAGGGAATCCTATTACGCTCTCTCAGCTTCGGGATATATCCAAAGAGCTTCGAAGATCTCAACGTTACAAACACGCTTTGGAG ATATCAGAGTGGATGGTTAGCAATGAGGAATATGAGTTATCAGACTCTGATTATGCAGTCCGCATAGATTTGATGACCCAAGTTTTTGGCATTGATGCTGCAGAGCGCTACTTTGAGGGTCTACCTCTTGCTACAAAGACTACTGAAACATACACAGCACTCCTCCATTCTTACGCAGGAGCAAAATTGACTGAAAAGGCTGAGGAACTTTATCAAAGGATAAAGGATTCAAACCTTTCCTTTGATGCTCTTACTTACAATGAAATGATGACTCTTTACATGTCAGTGGGGCAGTTTGAAAAGGTCCCTATAGTTGTTGAAGAACTGAAACAACAAAAGGTTTCCCCTGATATCTTTACTTACAATCTATGGATAAGTTCCTGTGCCGCTATTCTTAATATCGATGAAGTTAGGAGGATTCTTGATGAAATGAGTCACGGTGCTGGTTCTAATGAAAGTTGGATCAGATATTTGAACCTGgccaatatatatattagtgtaGCTCATCTTGATAATGCAAGTTCCAACACACTTGTTGAGACTGAGAAAAGGATCACCCAAAGGCAATGGATAACTTATGACTTCTTAATCATTCTTTATGGTGGGTTGGGAAGTAAGGATAAACTTGATCAGATATGGAATTCCTTGGGAATGACCAAACAGAAAATGATTAGCAGGAATTACATGTGCATCATTTCTTCCTATCTGATGCTTGGTCTTACGAAAGAAGTGGGTGAAGTTATTGATCAATGGAAGCAATCAACGACCACGGATTTTGATATGCTTGCCTGTAAAAAGATTTTGGTTGCTTTTAGGGACATTGGCTTAGCTGAAATAGCCAACAACTTGAATGTGATTCTCATTGAGAAGAACCTCAGTCTTGGAAGTGATTAA
- the LOC114388560 gene encoding pentatricopeptide repeat-containing protein At5g09450, mitochondrial-like isoform X2, protein MAHRSLFLSLRRNSGLACVLNRTRFVSSGAVSSDLVEESVEGDDDLRSRIFRLRLPKRSATNVLQKWVLQGNPITLSQLRDISKELRRSQRYKHALEISEWMVSNEEYELSDSDYAVRIDLMTQVFGIDAAERYFEGLPLATKTTETYTALLHSYAGAKLTEKAEELYQRIKDSNLSFDALTYNEMMTLYMSVGQFEKVPIVVEELKQQKVSPDIFTYNLWISSCAAILNIDEVRRILDEMSHGAGSNESWIRYLNLANIYISVAHLDNASSNTLVETEKRITQRQWITYDFLIILYGGLGSKDKLDQIWNSLGMTKQKMISRNYMCIISSYLMLGLTKEVGEVIDQWKQSTTTDFDMLACKKILVAFRDIGLAEIANNLNVILIEKNLSLGSD, encoded by the exons ATGGCGCATCGCTCACTCTTCCTCTCTCTCAGACG AAATAGCGGTTTAGCTTGTGTCCTGAACAGAACAAGATTCGTGTCTTCGGGTGCTGTGAGCAGTGATTTGGTGGAAGAGAGTGTGGAAGGTGATGATGACCTAAGGAGCAGAATCTTCAGGCTTAGGCTCCCCAAGCGAAGCGCCACCAACGTTCTTCAGAAATGGGTCCTCCAAGGGAATCCTATTACGCTCTCTCAGCTTCGGGATATATCCAAAGAGCTTCGAAGATCTCAACGTTACAAACACGCTTTGGAG ATATCAGAGTGGATGGTTAGCAATGAGGAATATGAGTTATCAGACTCTGATTATGCAGTCCGCATAGATTTGATGACCCAAGTTTTTGGCATTGATGCTGCAGAGCGCTACTTTGAGGGTCTACCTCTTGCTACAAAGACTACTGAAACATACACAGCACTCCTCCATTCTTACGCAGGAGCAAAATTGACTGAAAAGGCTGAGGAACTTTATCAAAGGATAAAGGATTCAAACCTTTCCTTTGATGCTCTTACTTACAATGAAATGATGACTCTTTACATGTCAGTGGGGCAGTTTGAAAAGGTCCCTATAGTTGTTGAAGAACTGAAACAACAAAAGGTTTCCCCTGATATCTTTACTTACAATCTATGGATAAGTTCCTGTGCCGCTATTCTTAATATCGATGAAGTTAGGAGGATTCTTGATGAAATGAGTCACGGTGCTGGTTCTAATGAAAGTTGGATCAGATATTTGAACCTGgccaatatatatattagtgtaGCTCATCTTGATAATGCAAGTTCCAACACACTTGTTGAGACTGAGAAAAGGATCACCCAAAGGCAATGGATAACTTATGACTTCTTAATCATTCTTTATGGTGGGTTGGGAAGTAAGGATAAACTTGATCAGATATGGAATTCCTTGGGAATGACCAAACAGAAAATGATTAGCAGGAATTACATGTGCATCATTTCTTCCTATCTGATGCTTGGTCTTACGAAAGAAGTGGGTGAAGTTATTGATCAATGGAAGCAATCAACGACCACGGATTTTGATATGCTTGCCTGTAAAAAGATTTTGGTTGCTTTTAGGGACATTGGCTTAGCTGAAATAGCCAACAACTTGAATGTGATTCTCATTGAGAAGAACCTCAGTCTTGGAAGTGATTAA